A single genomic interval of Streptomyces sp. 1222.5 harbors:
- a CDS encoding GuaB3 family IMP dehydrogenase-related protein — protein MTEIEIGRGKRGRRAYAFDDIAVVPSRRTRDPKEVSIAWQIDAYRFELPFLAAPMDSVVSPATAIRIGEMGGLGVLNLEGLWTRYEDPQPLLDEIAGLPAEQATRRLQEIYAAPIKEELIGARIKEVRDSGVVTAAALSPQRTAQFSKAVVDAGVDIFVIRGTTVSAEHVSSSHEPLNLKQFIYELDVPVIVGGCATYTAALHLMRTGAAGVLVGFGGGAAHTTRNVLGIQVPMATAVADVAAARRDYMDESGGRYVHVIADGGVGWSGDLPKAIACGADSVMMGSPLARATDVPGKGHHWGMEAVNEELPRGQKVDLGTVGSLEEILTGPSHTPDGSMNFFGALRRAMATTGYSELKEFQRVEVTVADSQHRR, from the coding sequence GTGACTGAGATCGAGATCGGGCGCGGCAAGCGCGGCCGCCGGGCGTACGCCTTCGACGACATCGCCGTCGTCCCCAGCCGCCGTACGCGGGACCCGAAGGAGGTCTCGATCGCCTGGCAGATCGACGCCTACCGCTTCGAGCTGCCGTTCCTGGCCGCCCCCATGGACTCCGTGGTCTCCCCGGCCACCGCGATCCGCATCGGCGAGATGGGCGGCCTCGGCGTGCTCAACCTCGAGGGCCTGTGGACGCGGTACGAGGACCCGCAGCCGCTGCTCGACGAGATCGCCGGGCTGCCCGCCGAGCAGGCGACCCGCCGACTCCAGGAGATCTACGCGGCTCCCATCAAGGAGGAGCTGATCGGCGCCCGCATCAAGGAGGTGCGCGACTCCGGTGTGGTCACCGCGGCCGCGCTCTCCCCGCAGCGCACCGCCCAGTTCTCCAAGGCGGTCGTGGACGCGGGTGTGGACATCTTCGTCATCCGCGGTACGACGGTCTCCGCGGAGCACGTCTCGTCCTCGCACGAGCCGCTGAACCTCAAGCAGTTCATCTACGAGCTGGACGTCCCGGTGATCGTCGGCGGCTGCGCCACGTACACCGCCGCCCTGCACCTCATGCGGACCGGCGCGGCCGGCGTCCTGGTCGGCTTCGGCGGCGGCGCGGCGCACACCACGCGCAACGTCCTCGGCATCCAGGTCCCGATGGCCACCGCCGTCGCCGACGTGGCCGCGGCCCGCCGCGACTACATGGACGAGTCCGGCGGCCGGTACGTGCACGTGATCGCGGACGGCGGGGTCGGCTGGTCCGGCGACCTGCCCAAGGCGATCGCCTGCGGTGCCGACTCGGTGATGATGGGCTCCCCGCTGGCCCGCGCCACGGACGTGCCCGGCAAGGGCCACCACTGGGGCATGGAGGCGGTCAACGAGGAGCTGCCGCGCGGTCAGAAGGTCGACCTCGGCACGGTCGGCAGCCTGGAGGAGATCCTCACCGGCCCGTCCCACACCCCGGACGGCTCCATGAACTTCTTCGGTGCCCTGCGCCGCGCCATGGCCACGACCGGCTACAGCGAGCTGAAGGAGTTCCAGCGGGTCGAGGTGACGGTGGCGGACAGCCAGCACCGGCGCTGA
- the guaB gene encoding IMP dehydrogenase gives MTANVDGVPGKFATLGLTYDDVLLLPGASDMAPDEIDTASHVSRNVRVNIPLLSAAMDKVTESRMAIAMARQGGVGVLHRNLSIEDQANQVDLVKRSESGMVADPITIHPEATLAEADALCAKFRISGVPVTDGDKKLLGIVTNRDMAFESDRSRRVHEVMTPMPLVTGKVGISGPEAMELLRKHKIEKLPLVDDAGVLKGLITVKDFVKAEKYPSAAKDADGRLLVGAAVGVAGDAFERAQALIENGVDFIVVDTAHGHSRLVGDMIAKIKSNSSGVDVIGGNVATRDGAKSLVDAGADGIKVGVGPGSICTTRVVAGVGVPQVTAIYEAALAAKDAGVPVIGDGGLQYSGDIAKALVAGADTVMLGSLLAGCEESPGELLFINGKQFKSYRGMGSLAAMQTRGDRRSFSKDRYFQEGVASDEQLIPEGIEGQVPYRGPLASVVHQLVGGLRQSMFYVGGRTVPDLQANGRFVRITSAGLKESHPHDIQMTVEAPNYSSKK, from the coding sequence ATGACTGCCAACGTCGACGGAGTGCCCGGAAAATTCGCGACACTCGGGCTGACCTACGACGACGTGCTGCTGCTGCCGGGCGCGTCGGACATGGCGCCCGACGAGATCGACACCGCCTCGCACGTCTCCAGGAACGTGCGGGTCAACATCCCGCTCCTGTCCGCCGCCATGGACAAGGTGACCGAGTCCCGCATGGCGATCGCGATGGCCCGCCAGGGCGGTGTCGGCGTCCTGCACCGCAACCTCTCCATCGAGGACCAGGCCAACCAGGTCGACCTGGTGAAGCGCTCCGAGTCCGGCATGGTCGCCGACCCGATCACCATTCACCCGGAGGCCACGCTCGCCGAGGCCGACGCGCTGTGCGCCAAGTTCCGCATCAGCGGCGTCCCGGTGACCGACGGCGACAAGAAGCTCCTCGGCATCGTCACCAACCGCGACATGGCCTTCGAGAGCGACCGCAGCCGCCGGGTGCACGAGGTCATGACCCCGATGCCGCTGGTCACCGGCAAGGTCGGCATCTCCGGCCCCGAGGCCATGGAACTGCTGCGCAAGCACAAGATCGAGAAGCTGCCGCTGGTCGACGACGCCGGTGTCCTCAAGGGCCTGATCACCGTCAAGGACTTCGTCAAGGCGGAGAAGTACCCGAGCGCCGCCAAGGACGCGGACGGCCGCCTCCTGGTCGGTGCCGCCGTCGGTGTGGCCGGTGACGCCTTCGAGCGCGCCCAGGCGCTGATCGAGAACGGCGTCGACTTCATCGTCGTGGACACCGCCCACGGCCACTCCCGCCTGGTCGGCGACATGATCGCCAAGATCAAGTCGAACTCCTCCGGCGTCGACGTCATCGGCGGCAACGTCGCCACCCGCGACGGCGCCAAGTCCCTGGTCGACGCGGGCGCCGACGGCATCAAGGTCGGTGTCGGCCCCGGCTCCATCTGCACCACCCGCGTGGTCGCCGGCGTCGGCGTCCCGCAGGTCACCGCGATCTACGAGGCCGCGCTCGCCGCCAAGGACGCGGGTGTCCCGGTGATCGGCGACGGTGGTCTGCAGTACTCCGGCGACATCGCCAAGGCCCTGGTCGCGGGCGCCGACACGGTCATGCTCGGCTCGCTGCTCGCCGGCTGCGAGGAGTCCCCGGGCGAGCTGCTCTTCATCAACGGCAAGCAGTTCAAGTCGTACCGCGGCATGGGCTCGCTCGCCGCCATGCAGACCCGCGGCGACCGCCGGTCGTTCTCCAAGGACCGCTACTTCCAGGAGGGCGTCGCCTCCGACGAGCAGCTGATCCCCGAGGGCATCGAGGGCCAGGTGCCCTACCGCGGCCCGCTGGCCTCCGTCGTCCACCAGCTGGTCGGCGGTCTGCGCCAGTCGATGTTCTACGTCGGCGGCCGCACCGTTCCGGACCTTCAGGCCAACGGCCGCTTCGTGCGGATCACGTCCGCGGGCCTGAAGGAGAGCCACCCGCACGACATCCAGATGACGGTCGAGGCGCCGAACTACAGCAGCAAGAAGTGA
- a CDS encoding sigma-70 family RNA polymerase sigma factor, translating into MRDDEAGTARGAIGPLVHRAVDGDEQATHDLLAHVHPLALRYCRTRLSRLPGDARHFVEDLAQEVCVAVLLALPRYRDTGRPFEAFVFAIASHKVADLQRAAMRHPGSTAVPSDEMPERPDDSLGPEERALLSSDAEWAKKLLANLPENQRELLLLRIAVGLTAEETGQMLGMSPGAVRVAQHRALSRLRALAEQ; encoded by the coding sequence ATGCGCGACGACGAGGCGGGCACGGCCCGCGGGGCGATCGGCCCGCTCGTGCACCGCGCCGTCGACGGGGACGAGCAGGCCACGCACGATCTGCTCGCGCACGTGCACCCGCTGGCGCTGCGCTACTGCCGCACCCGGCTGTCCCGGCTGCCCGGCGACGCCCGCCACTTCGTCGAGGACCTCGCCCAGGAGGTCTGCGTGGCGGTGCTGCTCGCCCTGCCGCGCTACCGCGACACCGGCCGCCCCTTCGAGGCGTTCGTCTTTGCCATCGCCTCCCACAAGGTCGCCGACCTGCAGCGGGCCGCGATGCGCCACCCCGGCTCCACGGCGGTGCCGTCCGACGAGATGCCCGAGCGCCCCGACGACTCCCTCGGCCCCGAGGAGCGCGCCCTGCTCAGCAGCGACGCGGAATGGGCCAAGAAGCTGCTGGCCAACCTCCCGGAGAACCAGCGCGAGCTGCTGCTGCTGCGCATCGCGGTGGGCTTGACCGCGGAGGAGACCGGGCAGATGTTGGGAATGTCACCCGGCGCCGTCCGGGTCGCCCAGCACCGGGCGCTGAGCCGCCTCAGGGCGCTCGCCGAGCAGTAA
- a CDS encoding response regulator transcription factor encodes MTSVLVCDDSPLAREALRRAVATVPGVERVTTAANGEEVLRRWGADRSDLILMDVRMPGLGGVETVRRLLSADPGARIIMLTVAEDLDGVALAVAAGARGYLHKDASRAELRATVTQALADPTWRLAPRRLRSAEMGAAPTLTAREIQVLEGMSHGRSNAEIGRELFLSEDTVKTHARRLFKKLGASDRAHAVALGFRWGLVR; translated from the coding sequence ATGACTTCCGTCCTCGTCTGCGACGACTCCCCGCTTGCCCGAGAGGCGCTCCGCCGCGCGGTCGCGACCGTGCCCGGTGTCGAGCGTGTGACGACGGCGGCCAACGGCGAGGAAGTCCTCCGCCGCTGGGGCGCCGACCGCTCCGACCTCATCCTGATGGACGTGCGCATGCCCGGCCTGGGCGGGGTGGAGACCGTCCGCCGGCTGCTCTCCGCCGACCCCGGCGCACGCATCATCATGCTCACCGTCGCGGAGGACCTCGACGGTGTGGCCCTCGCGGTCGCCGCCGGCGCCCGCGGCTACCTGCACAAGGACGCCTCGCGCGCGGAGTTGCGCGCGACGGTGACGCAGGCGCTGGCCGACCCGACCTGGCGACTGGCCCCCCGCCGGCTCCGCTCGGCCGAGATGGGTGCCGCGCCGACGCTGACCGCGCGGGAGATCCAGGTCCTGGAGGGCATGAGCCACGGCCGCTCCAACGCGGAGATCGGCCGCGAGCTGTTCCTCTCCGAGGACACCGTCAAGACCCACGCCCGGCGCCTGTTCAAGAAGCTCGGCGCCTCGGACCGGGCCCACGCGGTGGCGCTCGGCTTCCGCTGGGGACTGGTCCGGTAG
- a CDS encoding WhiB family transcriptional regulator encodes MADFSRLPGPNADLWDWQLLAACRGVDSSLFFHPEGERGAARSARENSAKEVCMRCPVRAECAAHALAVREPYGVWGGLTEDEREELMGRARNRLVSASSTSGDTASNH; translated from the coding sequence ATGGCAGATTTCTCCCGCCTTCCCGGACCGAACGCGGACCTGTGGGACTGGCAGCTGCTCGCTGCCTGCCGCGGGGTGGACAGCTCGCTCTTTTTTCACCCGGAGGGCGAGCGCGGGGCGGCTCGGAGCGCTCGCGAGAACTCGGCCAAGGAGGTCTGCATGAGGTGCCCCGTCCGTGCGGAGTGCGCGGCGCACGCGTTGGCGGTGCGCGAGCCGTACGGAGTGTGGGGCGGCTTGACCGAGGACGAGCGTGAGGAGTTGATGGGGCGGGCACGCAACCGCCTGGTGTCGGCATCGAGCACCAGCGGCGACACCGCCTCGAACCACTGA
- a CDS encoding LysR family transcriptional regulator, translated as MIEARHLRVLRAVATTGSFSAAGRELGCTQPAVSQQMKALEASVGTPLLVRTGREMRLTQAGEALVRHASGILAGLTAAEEEVAAIAGLRAGRVRLVSFPSGSSTLVPTALAALRAAHPGTRVSLEEAEPPKSVDLLREGDCDLALAFRYEGAATAEDWDDLVVRPLLTDRLVALVPERHRIARAESVAIGELAEEPWIAGCPRCRGQLVQVCEGAGFTPRIDFATDDYPAVVGLVGAGLGVAVLPQLAVESVRPRGVRAVRLEPAVRREIVALTLPDLAQVPTVAATLEQLARAARAAGRP; from the coding sequence GTGATCGAGGCCCGTCATCTCCGTGTCCTGCGCGCCGTCGCCACCACCGGTTCCTTCTCGGCGGCGGGGCGCGAACTGGGCTGCACCCAGCCCGCCGTCAGCCAGCAGATGAAGGCCCTGGAAGCCTCGGTCGGCACGCCGCTGCTCGTGCGCACCGGCCGCGAGATGCGCCTCACCCAGGCCGGGGAGGCTCTGGTCCGGCATGCCTCCGGCATCCTGGCGGGCCTCACCGCGGCCGAGGAGGAGGTCGCCGCGATCGCGGGGCTGAGGGCGGGCCGGGTCCGGCTGGTCTCCTTTCCCAGCGGCAGCTCCACCCTGGTGCCCACCGCCCTGGCCGCCCTGCGCGCCGCCCACCCGGGCACCCGTGTCTCCCTGGAGGAGGCCGAGCCCCCCAAGTCCGTGGACCTGCTGCGGGAGGGGGACTGCGACCTCGCCCTCGCCTTCCGCTACGAGGGCGCCGCCACCGCCGAGGACTGGGACGACCTCGTCGTACGGCCCCTGCTGACGGACCGCCTGGTCGCCCTCGTGCCCGAGCGGCACCGGATCGCGCGCGCGGAGAGCGTCGCCATCGGTGAACTGGCCGAGGAGCCCTGGATCGCGGGCTGCCCGCGCTGCCGCGGCCAGCTCGTGCAGGTGTGCGAGGGAGCCGGCTTCACCCCGCGCATCGACTTCGCCACCGACGACTATCCGGCGGTGGTCGGCCTGGTCGGCGCCGGGCTCGGGGTCGCCGTACTGCCGCAGCTCGCGGTGGAGTCGGTGCGGCCCCGGGGGGTGCGGGCGGTGCGGCTGGAGCCCGCGGTACGACGGGAGATCGTCGCTCTCACCCTGCCGGACCTGGCACAGGTGCCGACCGTGGCGGCGACGCTGGAACAGCTGGCCCGGGCGGCCCGGGCGGCCGGGCGTCCGTAG
- a CDS encoding MOSC domain-containing protein — protein MQLLSVNLGRPQPVPYTDQPEGVTGIDKKPAEGPVRVAAPGPKGIGAGGLAGDAVCDLRHHGGVDQAVYAFAREDLDDWERELGRSLANGCFGENLTTAGLDVSGALIGERWRIGSEVVLEVTSGRIPCRTFQGHLGERGWVKRFTRKGATGAYLRVIEPGGIQAGDPIEIVHRPGHGVTAALQFRAVTTERELLPRLLDAGDALHTESLAAARKYIAAQAR, from the coding sequence ATGCAGCTTCTCTCTGTCAATCTGGGCCGCCCGCAGCCGGTGCCCTACACGGACCAGCCGGAAGGCGTGACGGGCATCGACAAGAAGCCGGCCGAGGGGCCGGTGCGGGTGGCGGCGCCGGGCCCCAAGGGGATTGGGGCCGGCGGGCTCGCCGGGGACGCCGTGTGCGACCTGCGGCACCACGGCGGGGTCGACCAGGCGGTGTACGCGTTCGCCCGCGAGGACCTCGACGACTGGGAGCGCGAACTCGGCCGATCGTTGGCCAACGGTTGCTTCGGAGAGAACCTGACGACGGCCGGTCTGGACGTCTCCGGCGCGCTGATCGGCGAGCGGTGGCGGATCGGTTCCGAGGTGGTGCTGGAGGTGACCTCCGGGCGGATCCCGTGCCGTACGTTCCAGGGCCATCTGGGCGAACGCGGGTGGGTCAAGAGGTTCACACGGAAGGGCGCAACGGGTGCCTACCTCCGGGTGATCGAGCCGGGCGGGATACAGGCGGGTGATCCGATCGAGATCGTGCACCGGCCCGGGCACGGGGTGACGGCGGCGCTGCAGTTCCGTGCGGTCACCACCGAGCGGGAACTGCTGCCGCGACTGCTCGACGCGGGCGACGCGCTGCACACGGAGTCGCTGGCCGCGGCCCGCAAGTACATCGCCGCACAGGCCCGCTGA
- a CDS encoding SDR family oxidoreductase: MTTALITGSTAGIGAAFARRLAADGHDLVLVARDTKRLREQATELHDRHGIEVEVLSADLSEDKGIETVADRLGDRKNPVDLLINNAGFGNKGRYLDVSMADELKMLKVHCEAVLRLTSAAAAAMRERGRGGVVNVASVAAFVPRGTYGASKAWVVQFTQGAAKDLAGSGVRLMALCPGFVRTEFHQRAGMGTDNIPGWMWLDADKLVAAALADLARGKSLSVPDPRYKALMGLVKVTPRGLLGGISSRTGRKYGPQ; the protein is encoded by the coding sequence ATGACAACGGCTCTGATTACGGGATCGACCGCGGGGATCGGCGCCGCATTCGCGCGGCGGCTGGCGGCTGACGGGCACGACCTCGTCCTGGTCGCCCGGGACACCAAGCGGCTGCGCGAGCAGGCGACCGAACTGCACGACCGGCACGGCATCGAGGTGGAGGTGCTGAGCGCCGACCTGTCCGAGGACAAGGGCATCGAGACGGTCGCCGACCGGCTCGGCGACCGGAAGAACCCGGTCGACCTGCTGATCAACAACGCCGGCTTCGGCAACAAGGGCCGCTACCTGGACGTGTCCATGGCGGACGAGCTGAAGATGCTCAAGGTGCACTGCGAGGCGGTGCTCCGGCTGACGTCGGCGGCGGCCGCGGCGATGCGGGAGCGCGGGCGGGGCGGGGTCGTCAACGTCGCCTCGGTGGCCGCCTTCGTGCCGCGCGGCACGTACGGCGCGTCCAAGGCGTGGGTCGTGCAGTTCACGCAAGGCGCGGCGAAGGACCTGGCGGGCAGCGGCGTGCGCCTGATGGCGCTGTGCCCGGGCTTCGTGCGCACCGAGTTCCACCAGCGGGCCGGCATGGGCACGGACAACATCCCCGGCTGGATGTGGCTGGACGCCGACAAGCTGGTCGCGGCGGCGCTCGCGGACCTGGCACGCGGCAAGTCGTTGTCCGTCCCGGACCCGCGGTACAAGGCGCTGATGGGGCTGGTGAAGGTCACCCCGCGCGGGCTGCTGGGCGGGATCAGCTCCCGGACGGGACGCAAGTACGGGCCCCAGTAG